Below is a window of Ochotona princeps isolate mOchPri1 chromosome 19, mOchPri1.hap1, whole genome shotgun sequence DNA.
TGGTATTTCCCAAACCACCTGGGTTACAGCATCTCCTGTAAGGGACTAGATAGGGTGAGAAATGCCTCACAGTTGAGTTTTACACTTCAGCGCTGATCTTAACAAATGTCATACAGAGGTTCTAAATTTACAGTTTAATCAATCCATGTAAAATTGCCTCTCAACTACACGGCAGCTAACATATGCCTAAGACTTTACATGCATTCTGGAAGGAATCACACAGAGGCAGAAGTGGCTGCTTTGTCGATGAACTTGGCCAGCTTCACATCTCTCTGGGTAAGTCCGCCGCAGTCATGCGAGGTGAGCGTTATCTGGACCTGAGAGAAAAGAAGGCCATGTTTAAGGTGCTGAATCATGGGTCGGGCTGCACTCTGCTCCTTGTGTGGCTCAGAAATGAGCCTACTATACAATGTTTGTATCTATGACATGAGAGGACTAAACACATCAAAAAATATGACACTGTAAGTGAACAGACACAGCACTGCCAAAACCCAGCTGACTAATGGGTCAGGCTGCACTCTGCTCCTCCTGTGGCTCAGAAATGAGCCTACTATGCAACATTTGTATCTATGACATGAGAGGTCTAAACACTTCAGAAAATATGACATTCTACGTGAACAGACAAAGCACTGCCAAAACCCAGCCGACTGGAAAGGCACTGCCAGCTTCAGGCCAGGCCAAGCAGCTGCCCAGGGACAAAAAGCTCCCTCTCTTATGAGAGACAACTCAGCTGCCTGAACACTGGGGAGGGCTGGAGATTCAGAGTCCATTTTAACACCTACCACTTTAATGACATCAACTCTTTCAGTTCACTAAGAAAAAATCAAACTATCAAACATGGTACCATGATGCTAGAAAATTCGAAAAGCACATTTCCAAATAAGTGGGTGGGATGCGGAGCAAGGAACAAAGTGCTCTCTATCTTGACAAATCAACTAAATGAAAACTCTGCACCAAGGCAGGAAAGCAAAGCTCACTAGTATCAAGCTGCTCTGAATCAAGCCAATAACACTCACTCGTTCTTCCAAGAGAATAACCTCAGGGGTGTGGGGATGAAAgggggctccacagagcagcaGCATCAAGGGGTGCTCTGGTCTCAAAGAACACATACGGCCACACCGATCTGATGT
It encodes the following:
- the PCBD2 gene encoding pterin-4-alpha-carbinolamine dehydratase 2 isoform X4, which codes for MTRVALQAEKMNHHPEWFNMYNKVQITLTSHDCGGLTQRDVKLAKFIDKAATSASV